TAATAGTTTCAACATACCTGTTACAATCAGAACTCATTCAAGCATGCAGCATCTTctattcaaaagtaaaaataagagaGCATCAGACTCACAAGTATGGAATTCACCATTCATAGAGCATGAACACTGTGGCCCATGACACAGCAGTCACAGGTacctagtgtactggctggttttgtgtgtccactgGACACAAGGTGGACTTATCACAGACAAAAGAGCTTCCATTGGTGAAATGTCACAGCTTCTTGACTCAAGACTCCTTTTGTATCCCCAGTAACAGAGGAAATAAATTCTCTCTGAGTATGTACAATGTGCAAGAACTGGGAAGACACTCACCTACCAGCACATGGTTCCTGGGGTTCAGAATCAGTTCTGCAAGAGAGTTAGCCATGAGTGTTGGCACTAAAGTCTGAGTAGGTCCTGTATGTACAAAAGATACTGAGCTGCTGAGACACCCTCATAAGCTAAGGCATAGTTGTAAAGTGGCTTTCCTCTCAGGAAATATTTCTCCTTCCCAATCTTCACATATCACCAAGATACAGCAGGGTTGTAAAAATGGGGGTCATGTCATCTTCCAGATGCCACAAGTGTACAGAATTTGTCTTCTTGCCAAATGGGCAGACACACAGCATATGGTGTACACAGTCTGCATTCTTCTTTGTGTCATCTGAATGTAGTACTATCAGGCACCGGGAAAGAGGACCTGATCGTGTGGGGATCTGGCCCTTTTGTCTCCTGTTCTATTCCGGGTTTAGCACCAGACTATGTGGTTTCTTTCTACATTAGTTtcttaattttggttttggtttctggcACAGATTCTGCTGAATCTCGTGCATATCTTAATCTTGCCATCCTACACCCTCTGTTGCCTTCTGTGGGCATTGCAATTCCAAATCTGACTGTGGTCTCTTCATGCAGACAGTTTCCACTGTATGCATCTACATCTGTTTGAATAAGCTCAATCACTATGGACTTAATATGAAAGAAACCTGGTCATTCTGAGCCAGCACCTTCACCTGAGGGGAATCAGAATCATTTAGTCTTTTTTCTCAGAGAtcttcttcctgtttttccttCAACCAGATCACACTCATGGCCCATTGGCGTCCTCACCCTTGAGACACTCAGGAAATGTTGGATGTACAAATTATTGGTATACATGAAAAATACTACTCCCCCAAGATAAGACACCAGTGACAGGAAAAAAGATAAGACACAAATCTAGCTGATGAACCAACAACTTCATTTGATCTCCTTAGAGTTGTATGGtcaatgattgtgtgtgtgtgtgtgtgtgattgtgtgtgtgtgtgtaagtgcatgtgtgtgtgagtgtgtgtatgtgtgagtctctgtgtttgtgtgtgcatgaacgtgtgcatgtgcatgtgtgtatgtgtgtgtgcatatacatgcatgcatgagtgtgtgtgtgtgtgtgtgtgtgtgtgtgtgtgttttaagatagAGATTCACTCTGTCATTCTttttctcctggaactcactatgtaggtctCACTGGGTTGAAGTCATAGAAATTCACCAACCAGCCACTCACTGACTGCCAAGGATTGAGATAACAACATGTTCAATTATGTAAACTAATATTGGCAATTTTTCAATGGTTACATCACTACATAACATCTTTGTCCTGCATCTTTTAAATACCTATAGTTGTGCTGGGACAGCAGTTGTCTTAGAAACCTCTAAACCATGAAGGAATAATGATGGGGCCTATCTTCTGTAGGTAGGCCACATCTCTGTAATCAGAGCTACTGAGACTTCAATATGGCAAGAGGAACGCCATGCCTGAAGAGCCATGTTCCACAAAGGTAAGAGCAGGTTGATGTTGCTAGGAGGACTCACGACACCGGAGATGTGCAGAGAAACTGATCCTTCTGTTCTCCTGGATAAACAtggaagagacatggaaggaaatggaaaaggaaacaTGCCTTTGGATTTGATTTCCATTTGCTGAACAATCGTCTATAGATTCACTGACCTTTTTAACCAAAACATTCAATTTTCATAAAAAGAATCTTAACACACTTAATGGTATATTTACTTTCTTcagaaatcttctgggtattataaagaTTGATTTTGATGTAATGGCTTCCATCCTCAAATGCCCATTCCAACCTAAATCTTGTTAGCATCTAAATTATGAGCCTTGCCATCATCCAGATTGTTTAATATTAGCCCCATTTATCACCATAGAAGTGAGTTCAGAGGTACTTGTGACATCAAGCTGCACAGGACTGGTTAACTTTCAGACTGTTTTATAACATAGTTTGGATACAAGTAGTTTGTATCATGTAAATCATATCAAAGAAGAGTCCTTATCTGCCATCATCATTTGCAAATGGTTCATATATTGGGTCAAAATTGCAAAGGTTGTCAAAGTCTAGAGCTGAGAAACagaactgaaaattaaagttCTCAAAATGCAGAACATTCTCTGTATAAGAAAAGAGGCTAGCACTCTCCAGTCCCTGGACATGGACATGATGTATTACTACTCCACGATGGTGGGTGTGGTAGTGTCAGGACTCCAAAAAAATCTTAGTATGTCTGTATGCCTGGtgctctatttgcagatgagtaTGAATGTAGTTCTCCTTACTCTCTGATGTTCACTGTAAAACTAATACAGATTAGTTCCCACTTCTGCAAGCAGAAATAGTCTCACATCTAAGAATTATTTTAGCTTGAAAGTCACACTTTATCCATCTCTGGAAGGATAGCAGTGGTAGCTCATGCTGATAATCCAATGAGTGATCTCCATCTAACATCAACTAATtaacaactacaaaaacaaaataccaatctCAAACTGTATTCCCTTCTAGATGTATCAGTTCACtttctgattttataatttaatactgATTCTGTGTCAATACAAAAACACCTGATTAACTTCGCTAATTATTTTGGAATAGATATAAGTCTAGCCACCAGCAACATGCTGATGCACTGGTGAAGATGCTGTTTTCTTTGCCACAGAATGCTGCTCAACTGGATGAATTAAATTCGATGGGCCctgagttaacaagggccaggtggcagcattgaattgccagagacaaggtgattgtagttattataatggacagtgtaaacaaaacaatgtttataataacataccccataatgggcagagaggtggaatttataatgataTAAGTCGTTtgaacctttggtgctggctaatcaatcatggtgtttccagggatgaaatacataggaaacctactgcatatctgtttgatctgtataagcagaaaaatcctcaaacaaataatagaaaggctgcattggatcatggcaaaaggcaacctcAGCCAGTGAATCCATttacagacttgagccagtttacagatgcagaaccccttgaatgaaggcgTGTccaggctatgaattccagaagattaagacaagtagatctcccagttcaagatcatctgggattaaaggcgtagaggcacacgcctttaatctaaGCCACACCCTCTGCAGGAGACCCAAACGCCTTTAATCTTGTCCACACACTcggttggagacctacagcctttaatccggGCTATACCCTCTACttcagatatataaggacattggaagaaggaagatttactcactcttccttgcctgcttgcctcgtgggactgagcaactgctagatccttggacttccatccacagctgctgctgcccattttgggggagttggattacagactgtaagtcatcgacaaattttctaactatatagagtctgcccatacattctctgactctagagaacccaagatAATACACAGGGGATCCATATTtcatagagatttgcctgcctctgcctcacaagttctaggattaaaggctctGGCCTTCTGGTTCATGAAATATGTGAGAAATAGGACTTATCAAAACTTAGCCTGAAATAATGTCTCCTAAATGCTTCACCAGGTTAATTCCGACTGAATATCTAGCAGGATGAGCACCTACAACCCTCCCACACTCCAGAAGCTGGCACTGGATGGGCTGCTGAGGAAAGATGCCATAAACTCCTCCGATCTGGACTACTTGCCCACAGTGCTTTTCCCACCACTCTTCCTAGAGGCTTTCAATGGCAGACACACAGATATTGAAGGCAatggtggcagcctggccctttccctgcctctctgtggGGGCCCTGATGAAAACCCCTGATGTGGAGGTCTTGCAAGCTGTGCTGGATGGCATAGA
Above is a genomic segment from Apodemus sylvaticus chromosome 16, mApoSyl1.1, whole genome shotgun sequence containing:
- the LOC127666713 gene encoding LOW QUALITY PROTEIN: PRAME family member 18-like (The sequence of the model RefSeq protein was modified relative to this genomic sequence to represent the inferred CDS: inserted 2 bases in 1 codon) is translated as MSTYNPPTLQKLALDGLLRKDAINSSDLDYLPTVLFPPLFLEAFNGRHTDIXKAMVAAWPFPCLSVGALMKTPDVEVLQAVLDGIDILQTQNASPSRKLQVLDLRDVHQDFWDVWAGRKDEVCSAKTGNEKQVAKHIPRCALRQHLKWRLSGRS